In Phycisphaerae bacterium RAS2, the DNA window CGATAAAACGACCGGCGATCGTACGTGTGCTCGTGCAGCACGCGCGCTTCGGGCACGACGCGCTGCTCGAATCCCGCCCACTTCAGAATCCGGAAGATTCCCTCTTCGTCGCAACCGCCCGAGTTCGTCACATCCGGCACCCCCGCGCGCTCCATCGCCTGAAACCGGCGGTCCTCGTCCCAATTGATTCGCCGCAGCAACTCGCGCCGCACCGCCATGTTCCCGCCTACCAGTCGGCTCGCCGCGCCGCGCCCGTGCACGCGATTGGTCCCCTTGAACGCCAGTTCATACACATTCGTCGGTTTCAGATCCAGCACCAGGCCCGTCACCGCCGCCACTCGATCGTGTGCGAAACCCTCAAGTAGCCGCTCCAGCCAGTCCGGCTCGGCCACGCAGTCACTGTCCAGAAACGCCACGATGCCTCCCTGCGCCGCCTCGGTTCCGCGATTGCGACTGGCATTGGCTCCCCGGTTCGTTTCGTTCACGAACCACCGCAGCCGCAATGCCGGATAGGCCACGCGCTGCCGTTCCAGCATGGCGACGGTGTCATCCGTCGAGCCGTCGTCC includes these proteins:
- the pglI_2 gene encoding GalNAc(5)-diNAcBac-PP-undecaprenol beta-1,3-glucosyltransferase; translation: MSGGEASDIPEASVVIPTFNRRAVLERCLTALARQTHTNFEVIIVDDGSTDDTVAMLERQRVAYPALRLRWFVNETNRGANASRNRGTEAAQGGIVAFLDSDCVAEPDWLERLLEGFAHDRVAAVTGLVLDLKPTNVYELAFKGTNRVHGRGAASRLVGGNMAVRRELLRRINWDEDRRFQAMERAGVPDVTNSGGCDEEGIFRILKWAGFEQRVVPEARVLHEHTYDRRSFYRQAYFGGGSAAHFVWKYRLWHRMDIVPMMAAYMLLLGAVALPRLAWAAAAILATWLVAVIYNELARKAKTLGETVRSLPWVIAYYHVRAFAYARETVRLWTGRRRIVRVSRADAVRQLNEERPLHG